Proteins encoded within one genomic window of Spirochaeta isovalerica:
- the tyrS gene encoding tyrosine--tRNA ligase, translated as MVNALDVLKERGFFKQCTDEEMLLKKLEAGPTRIYVGVDPTGPSMHIGHMVPLFAMHHLQKAGHLPIILVGGGTARIGDPSGKSDMRKMQTVEEIQSNAEKLKEQISRFISFEEGGAKLVDNAEWLAPLNYIEFLRDIGRHFSVNRMLTFEAYKLRLEKGLSFIEFNYQLLQSYDFLELYRRENCILQIGGDDQWGNIVAGMELIRRVEGGEAMGLTFPLVTRSDGKKMGKTEKGAVFLDSSMTSVYDFFQYWRNVDDADVEKFLLMYTFLPVEECKRLGALEGQEINKAKEVLAYEQTKIIHGKEEADKALAAAHAAFTSGGADDKSGMPSKEMAASDFSAGINILELFSETALCSSKSEARRLVMQNGASVNGDKINNPDALIDSSMIVDGELILKAGKKRFFRIIVK; from the coding sequence ATAGTGAATGCTCTAGACGTACTGAAAGAAAGGGGCTTTTTCAAACAGTGTACTGATGAAGAAATGCTCCTGAAGAAACTCGAAGCCGGACCGACCCGCATTTATGTGGGTGTGGATCCTACCGGTCCGTCCATGCATATTGGTCATATGGTTCCTCTCTTTGCCATGCATCATCTTCAGAAAGCCGGCCATCTTCCGATCATACTCGTCGGAGGAGGCACGGCGCGAATCGGTGATCCTTCGGGAAAATCCGATATGAGAAAAATGCAGACTGTAGAAGAGATTCAGAGCAACGCGGAAAAACTGAAAGAGCAGATCTCACGCTTTATCAGCTTTGAAGAAGGCGGTGCTAAACTCGTAGATAATGCCGAGTGGCTTGCACCTCTGAACTATATAGAATTTTTAAGAGATATCGGTCGGCATTTTTCCGTAAACCGCATGTTGACTTTTGAAGCCTACAAGCTGAGATTGGAAAAAGGACTATCGTTTATCGAGTTCAATTACCAACTCCTCCAATCCTATGACTTTCTCGAACTGTACAGAAGAGAAAACTGTATACTCCAGATCGGTGGAGATGATCAGTGGGGTAATATTGTTGCCGGTATGGAACTGATTCGCCGCGTTGAGGGCGGAGAAGCAATGGGACTGACATTTCCCCTGGTCACCCGATCGGATGGAAAGAAAATGGGTAAAACGGAAAAAGGAGCTGTGTTCCTGGATTCTTCCATGACAAGCGTCTACGATTTCTTCCAGTACTGGAGAAACGTTGATGATGCCGATGTTGAAAAATTCCTGCTGATGTACACATTCCTTCCTGTTGAAGAGTGTAAAAGACTCGGTGCTCTTGAAGGCCAGGAAATCAACAAAGCGAAAGAAGTTCTGGCTTATGAGCAGACTAAGATCATACATGGCAAAGAAGAAGCTGATAAGGCTTTGGCTGCGGCGCATGCGGCATTCACTTCCGGCGGGGCTGATGATAAGTCGGGAATGCCTTCTAAAGAAATGGCGGCATCAGATTTTTCTGCGGGAATAAACATTCTTGAACTGTTTTCCGAAACAGCGCTCTGCTCTTCGAAAAGCGAAGCCAGAAGACTGGTGATGCAAAACGGAGCTTCAGTCAACGGCGATAAAATTAATAATCCCGATGCTTTAATTGATTCTTCAATGATTGTTGATGGCGAACTAATTCTGAAAGCAGGTAAGAAACGATTCTTCCGTATAATTGTGAAATAA
- the gltX gene encoding glutamate--tRNA ligase, whose translation MSVRVRYAPSPTGLQHIGGVRTAVFNYFFAKSSGGKFILRIEDTDRERYNDESLQDLYETLNWLGITWDEGPDKDGGYGPYVQSERFEIYREYTEKLIESGHAYKCFCTEERLEQLREEQKKTKSKEQGYDRHCSNLTAEEVDANLADGKPFVVRFRIPVEGKTTLTDVIMGEITRKNKDVSPDPIILKSDGFPTYHLANVIDDHMMGITHVLRAQEWIPTGPLHVLLYKAFGWEPPLYCHLPLVVGKDGSKLSKRHGSTSVREFRKGGYLPEAIINYISLLGWSFDDSREFFTKEDLEKLFNLEKINKAPAVFDYKKLDWFNGQYIRMKDHEELKELLMSVLIDDEVVSNPPTDKEKSVFDGAFPIIRERLKLTTDVSGLVRFLYTDELEWNSDDAVPKKMDKAGAVKMLELARTLLEGFDSRSDEENEELFSKTVEEQGIKLGDLMQPLRVAVTGTKMSPPMVQSLSLLGEKRALQRIDGLLSQLKSEI comes from the coding sequence ATGAGTGTAAGAGTCAGATATGCGCCTTCTCCCACAGGGCTTCAGCACATCGGTGGAGTCAGAACAGCTGTATTCAATTACTTTTTCGCCAAATCTTCCGGCGGGAAGTTTATTCTCCGGATCGAAGATACAGATCGGGAAAGATATAATGATGAATCGCTTCAGGATCTCTACGAAACGTTGAACTGGCTGGGAATTACTTGGGACGAAGGTCCCGATAAAGACGGGGGCTATGGTCCCTATGTCCAGTCTGAACGGTTTGAAATATACAGAGAATATACGGAAAAGCTAATCGAATCCGGTCATGCCTATAAGTGTTTCTGTACTGAAGAGCGTCTTGAACAGCTTAGAGAGGAACAGAAAAAAACAAAATCGAAAGAGCAGGGGTACGATCGCCACTGCAGCAATCTCACTGCTGAAGAAGTAGACGCGAATCTCGCTGATGGTAAACCTTTTGTCGTTCGTTTCCGTATCCCTGTCGAAGGGAAAACGACTCTGACCGATGTTATAATGGGCGAAATAACAAGAAAAAACAAAGATGTTTCTCCCGATCCGATTATTCTCAAATCCGACGGTTTTCCCACTTACCATCTGGCTAATGTGATCGATGATCATATGATGGGAATAACTCATGTTCTGAGAGCCCAGGAATGGATTCCCACGGGACCTCTTCATGTTCTTCTCTATAAAGCTTTCGGATGGGAACCGCCTCTTTATTGCCATTTGCCTCTTGTCGTCGGCAAAGACGGTTCGAAGCTTTCCAAACGGCACGGATCAACATCTGTTCGGGAATTCCGTAAAGGCGGATATCTTCCGGAAGCCATAATCAATTACATTTCTCTTCTCGGGTGGTCTTTTGATGATTCGAGAGAATTTTTTACGAAAGAAGATCTGGAAAAGCTCTTTAATCTGGAGAAAATTAATAAGGCTCCGGCAGTTTTTGATTATAAAAAGCTTGATTGGTTTAACGGGCAGTATATCAGAATGAAAGATCATGAAGAGCTCAAAGAGCTTCTCATGTCGGTACTGATCGACGATGAAGTTGTCAGTAATCCTCCGACAGATAAAGAAAAGTCTGTTTTTGACGGCGCATTTCCTATCATAAGAGAAAGGTTGAAACTGACAACTGATGTATCCGGTCTGGTCCGGTTCCTCTACACCGATGAGCTTGAGTGGAACAGCGATGATGCCGTTCCCAAAAAAATGGATAAAGCCGGCGCTGTCAAAATGCTGGAATTGGCCAGAACCCTTCTTGAGGGTTTTGACAGTAGAAGCGATGAGGAAAACGAAGAACTCTTCAGCAAAACCGTTGAAGAACAGGGAATTAAACTCGGCGATCTCATGCAGCCTCTGCGTGTTGCTGTAACCGGGACGAAAATGTCTCCTCCCATGGTTCAGTCTCTTTCATTGCTCGGTGAGAAAAGAGCTCTGCAACGGATTGACGGTCTGCTGTCTCAGCTTAAATCAGAAATCTGA
- a CDS encoding GGDEF domain-containing response regulator gives MSQLCNVLIVEADSKNVETTVPLLRKMNSKVSYVKQGLNVVTHLQKKGFDLVLLADKLPDEDGFRVLRRIREKAELKNIPVLMMLSEDESKKAAFESGASDYIVKPYMPYELVARVTPYISLVLDRQKFTDECQRKDKIAKQLDEAFTEMEIMSRLDPLTRVYNRRAFLEKITDEQIRSRRSQKKFTLLLANIIKCRHYNERHGYECGDFIIKKTAELIHGSLRERDLTARWSGDKFMILLPETESDGLEIIQTKINKVFQESSFEFKGMNHRIDLSFSSKVCTGNDDLDLVLKEIE, from the coding sequence ATGTCTCAATTGTGTAATGTTCTAATTGTTGAAGCTGATTCAAAAAACGTTGAAACGACTGTTCCGCTTCTTAGAAAGATGAACAGCAAAGTCTCTTATGTTAAGCAGGGGCTCAATGTTGTAACTCATCTCCAGAAGAAAGGTTTTGATCTGGTTCTTTTAGCCGATAAACTTCCCGACGAAGACGGTTTCAGGGTTCTCAGAAGAATCCGGGAAAAAGCGGAACTGAAGAACATTCCCGTGCTGATGATGCTTTCCGAAGATGAATCGAAAAAAGCGGCGTTCGAAAGCGGAGCTTCGGATTATATTGTCAAACCCTATATGCCCTATGAATTAGTCGCCCGCGTAACACCATATATTTCTCTGGTTCTGGACAGACAGAAATTTACCGATGAATGCCAGAGAAAAGACAAAATTGCCAAGCAGCTCGACGAAGCGTTTACTGAAATGGAAATAATGAGCCGTCTCGATCCCCTCACCAGGGTTTACAACCGGAGAGCTTTTCTGGAGAAGATTACCGACGAGCAAATCCGATCCAGGCGAAGTCAGAAAAAATTCACCCTTCTGCTGGCTAATATCATCAAATGCCGCCACTACAACGAAAGGCACGGTTACGAATGCGGAGATTTTATTATAAAGAAAACAGCTGAACTCATTCACGGTTCACTGAGAGAGCGGGATCTGACCGCTCGTTGGAGCGGCGATAAGTTTATGATTCTTCTCCCGGAAACGGAATCTGATGGTCTTGAGATCATTCAGACCAAAATTAATAAAGTGTTTCAGGAGAGCTCTTTTGAGTTCAAAGGGATGAATCACCGGATAGATCTTTCTTTTTCTTCGAAAGTCTGCACCGGCAATGATGATCTGGATCTCGTATTGAAGGAAATTGAGTAA
- a CDS encoding glycine--tRNA ligase, with product MAKNKKENANTKVNEYGASMEKIVSLCKRRGFVYPSSEIYGGLSATWDYGPLGSELKNNIQKLWWNEMTRKHDNIVGLDAAIMMHPRTWEASGHVENFSDPLVDCKQCKTRFREDKLEPEVLKSRICPECGGELTEARQFNLMFSTQMGPVADSGSIIYLRPETAQGIFVNFKNVVDTSRVTIPFGIAQVGKAFRNEITTKNFIFRTCEFEQMEMQFFVKPGDEDEWFEYWKKTRMAYYDKMGINSAKLRFHQHGEGELAHYAKDAYDIEYEYPFGWEELEGIHSRTDFDLGRHSEYCGKEINYLDPQTNERYIPYVIETSAGLTRSVLIALMDAYHEENLGTDSKGNEDVRTVLHFHPNVAPVTVAVLPLVKKDGLAELAKDIQDELRDDFTTFYDKSGAIGRRYRRQDEIGTPFCITVDYESKDNNDVTLRFRDSMEQIRVPRAELSERIRKEIKNYRRPE from the coding sequence ATGGCAAAAAACAAAAAAGAAAATGCAAACACAAAAGTAAACGAGTACGGTGCGTCTATGGAGAAGATCGTCTCTCTCTGTAAGCGGAGAGGTTTCGTATATCCATCAAGTGAAATCTACGGCGGTCTTTCGGCAACTTGGGATTACGGACCACTGGGCAGCGAGCTGAAAAATAATATTCAGAAGCTGTGGTGGAATGAGATGACGAGAAAACACGATAACATCGTCGGTCTTGATGCGGCCATAATGATGCACCCCAGAACCTGGGAAGCATCAGGTCACGTTGAAAATTTCTCTGATCCGCTTGTAGACTGCAAGCAGTGTAAAACCCGTTTCCGGGAAGACAAGCTTGAGCCGGAAGTTCTGAAAAGCCGGATCTGTCCGGAATGCGGCGGAGAGCTTACAGAAGCCAGACAGTTCAATCTCATGTTCAGCACGCAGATGGGACCTGTTGCCGATTCCGGCAGTATCATATATCTCAGACCGGAAACGGCTCAGGGTATTTTTGTGAACTTTAAAAATGTTGTCGATACGAGCCGAGTAACCATACCTTTCGGTATCGCGCAGGTCGGTAAAGCATTCAGAAATGAAATAACCACGAAAAACTTTATTTTCAGAACCTGTGAATTCGAACAGATGGAAATGCAGTTTTTCGTTAAACCCGGCGATGAAGACGAATGGTTCGAGTACTGGAAAAAGACCAGAATGGCTTATTACGACAAAATGGGAATCAACTCAGCCAAACTGCGCTTCCATCAGCACGGAGAAGGGGAGCTGGCGCATTACGCAAAAGATGCTTACGATATCGAATATGAGTATCCATTCGGATGGGAAGAACTTGAGGGTATTCATTCCAGAACGGATTTCGATTTGGGGCGCCATAGTGAATATTGCGGAAAAGAAATCAATTATCTTGATCCCCAGACTAATGAGCGCTATATCCCCTATGTAATTGAAACATCGGCCGGACTGACAAGGTCCGTTCTCATAGCACTTATGGATGCCTATCATGAAGAAAACCTGGGCACGGATTCCAAGGGAAATGAAGATGTCAGAACAGTTCTCCATTTTCATCCCAATGTCGCTCCGGTTACGGTTGCCGTGCTTCCCCTGGTCAAGAAAGACGGACTGGCTGAACTGGCAAAAGACATTCAGGATGAGTTAAGAGACGATTTTACCACTTTCTATGATAAATCCGGAGCGATTGGCCGGCGTTACAGAAGACAGGATGAAATCGGGACACCCTTTTGTATAACAGTTGATTACGAAAGTAAAGACAATAATGATGTTACGCTGCGTTTCAGAGATTCCATGGAACAGATCAGAGTTCCCAGGGCCGAACTGTCTGAAAGAATCAGGAAAGAGATTAAAAACTACAGGAGACCGGAATAG
- a CDS encoding Ig-like domain-containing protein, translating into MYKVKIKKLICLWLIAVSGLTYAQSDDKTLATEESVKDSVEYHKVNGLENWTYDYDISGFKDGTYNLIIRSRDRAGNISIDGPINIFIDSESDLPVATISSPSRSMRVGGNFNIVGTAKDDDAVAFVEYRINDGTWMKADGTIFWAAFVNTDKWNDGKYTLYARASDVNGLTGPEYAVEINLDKTKPVITVDSHENGEILSGKKKISGSVVDTNGVLSLEFSLDGETWENLKLSGKEEHAERAFSLDLDTRENAGGTSYVRFRALDNTGSEGSTVFVYYSDNEKPVITLISPTEEDILNGRITVTGTVTDEVGIKSFICVQDGGEEEEIILIPGNPYWNKTFDYSGLKGGTISFLATDLSDNTEEIKYKFKTALEEDLPVVSLIDFTDGDYLNYDEPVLKGIVNDDDGPASVSFSIDGGEVINQDTYGPFVLDFYNLEPGKHILEISGTDIYGINGVSSKYVFYKATSEPVLILTEYTRDKEILPWFNGAVFQQGKTAKISGRVEGGENDITLFYSFDGQEELTSKVTKGLFSIALPGKPEPGAYDLSMRVEDSLERKSEINCRIYIAPAPGKDESFNPLQLNDQGLIISDIRLRSQDPVNISQIMPLTGFIAGDSVRSVELDPPQNSIKAEVLESGFSLVPLSETAPVRFKIKVFGTSGKEYVSEEIYAASDFSPPVLTLNPIRVPVKIKKNRTVETLQKNSEGEEVLVESVEKITEIDEISSNFIQNLMILKGEFDDMSPLRKVSLEYSGTTGTSGNPLSIDFNREGEQYLIDQEFDLSSINEGSHFFTLVLEDDMGNISRTTMPFIIDRTIPEVRILSPGPEEPVEGIITVSGVIEGFHGQGKLYFSEDGATFNPVELTSHNTFSHNIDLSVENSDSSLFVFKAVDGGRNEVEYKPVFNVDLDADKPSAVIEVPSTGSTLRNDFSITGLVFDDDAVDSIYYSVDGGEFRSIEGNFYYNIPFSLDDLDDGEHKISIYAEDIGGFPSDIVESKFLISKSEPVSTVINPSIDDYIKSTIVVEGQSFDENGIRNVFISYDNGITFNEATILQNNNPEGISAEDPEPVVNIDGEDTPKNETIEKETVKTVFWEYSFDTRLPGDGTHSILIKAIDGAGTVGISSTIINIDNTVPEIKLDTPGESSSFAGQLILDGKVYDGTGLKSVIAELNALDDPEFETFTNEIVTEGVFREVYDISGYKPGLYNLNITVVDFADNSISETRNLKIIPDSESRSVDIFFPEEGKSFAGPFAIDGIVKGSESKRIVLKIDGEIFETLEADENGLFSFPIDVNSLSDGKHVAQVEIGTGESSIISRERTFEYMTDGPWVQVGNIISGQFVSGRPMVTGNAGYSGLNGEDSDKTKTVDYVEVSLDNGQTFSRAKGRENWEFRLETYDLPEGINQLIISAHFRDGTVAVSKLFVNIDETAPDVDLFYPEENRTFNENISLVGTASDANGLDTVEVLIREGRKEKYEVPSFIQGLYIDFHALGSTYGEIGVGLSFFDDVVKLQVQAGLAPPGRFTGIVIGAKLLATILDIPFSYFFGYDWDFFSMSLAVGANFNYFTMSEDGYSFTENGVVLGSVLVQYEFAKFEIENWSLFNSYSLYAEAALWFISSDIEAGVTPTISFGARIGIF; encoded by the coding sequence ATGTATAAAGTAAAGATCAAAAAGTTAATTTGTCTCTGGTTGATAGCTGTTTCCGGCTTAACTTATGCTCAGAGTGACGATAAAACCTTAGCGACTGAAGAATCAGTTAAGGATTCAGTCGAATACCACAAGGTAAACGGTCTGGAAAACTGGACATACGATTACGACATTTCCGGTTTTAAAGATGGAACGTACAATTTAATAATCCGTAGCCGGGACCGAGCCGGTAATATCTCTATAGATGGACCAATCAATATTTTTATAGATTCCGAATCAGATCTGCCTGTAGCGACAATATCCAGTCCTTCCAGATCTATGCGTGTCGGTGGAAATTTCAATATAGTCGGAACCGCAAAAGACGATGATGCTGTTGCATTCGTAGAGTACAGGATAAACGATGGAACCTGGATGAAAGCGGACGGGACCATATTCTGGGCCGCTTTCGTCAATACAGATAAGTGGAATGACGGAAAATACACTCTTTATGCCAGGGCATCAGATGTTAACGGTCTTACGGGGCCGGAGTATGCTGTTGAAATAAATCTGGATAAAACGAAACCGGTCATAACAGTTGATTCTCATGAAAATGGAGAAATCCTGTCGGGCAAAAAGAAAATCAGCGGTAGTGTTGTTGATACTAATGGAGTCTTGTCTCTTGAGTTCAGTCTGGATGGAGAAACCTGGGAAAATCTGAAATTATCAGGAAAAGAAGAACATGCGGAAAGAGCGTTTTCCCTTGATCTGGATACAAGAGAAAATGCCGGGGGAACCTCATATGTAAGATTCCGTGCTTTAGATAATACAGGATCTGAAGGTTCAACGGTTTTTGTCTATTATTCCGATAACGAAAAACCTGTTATCACTCTCATTTCACCAACAGAAGAAGATATATTAAATGGAAGAATTACCGTTACAGGTACTGTAACTGATGAAGTGGGAATAAAGTCGTTTATCTGTGTGCAGGATGGTGGAGAAGAAGAAGAAATCATTCTTATTCCGGGAAATCCCTACTGGAATAAGACATTTGATTATTCAGGCTTGAAAGGCGGGACAATCTCTTTCCTCGCTACTGATCTATCGGATAATACGGAAGAGATCAAATATAAATTCAAGACCGCTCTGGAAGAAGACTTGCCGGTCGTTTCGCTGATCGATTTTACAGATGGAGATTATCTCAATTACGATGAACCGGTATTGAAAGGAATTGTAAATGATGACGATGGACCAGCTTCCGTTTCATTTTCTATTGATGGCGGAGAGGTTATCAATCAGGATACTTATGGTCCTTTTGTCCTGGATTTTTATAATCTGGAACCGGGTAAACATATTCTTGAAATTTCCGGAACAGATATATATGGAATTAATGGGGTTAGCTCAAAGTATGTCTTCTATAAAGCAACCAGTGAACCCGTTCTCATCCTTACCGAATATACCCGTGATAAAGAAATTCTTCCCTGGTTTAACGGAGCTGTTTTTCAGCAGGGAAAAACTGCAAAGATATCGGGGCGAGTCGAAGGAGGAGAGAATGATATCACACTCTTTTATTCTTTTGACGGTCAGGAAGAATTGACTTCGAAAGTAACCAAAGGCCTATTTTCAATTGCTTTACCGGGAAAACCTGAACCCGGTGCCTATGATTTATCTATGAGAGTTGAGGATTCTCTGGAACGGAAAAGTGAAATAAATTGTCGCATTTATATTGCCCCTGCTCCTGGAAAAGATGAAAGCTTTAATCCGCTTCAATTAAATGACCAGGGACTGATCATCTCGGATATCAGATTGCGGAGTCAGGATCCTGTTAATATATCTCAAATAATGCCCCTGACGGGATTCATTGCCGGAGATTCAGTCCGTTCCGTAGAACTTGATCCTCCTCAGAATTCTATAAAAGCTGAGGTTCTTGAAAGCGGATTTTCTCTCGTTCCTCTTTCAGAAACAGCACCTGTGCGTTTCAAAATTAAAGTGTTCGGCACTTCGGGAAAAGAGTATGTCTCTGAAGAAATATATGCGGCATCAGATTTCTCTCCGCCGGTTCTTACACTGAATCCCATTCGGGTTCCAGTGAAAATCAAGAAAAACAGAACAGTGGAAACACTTCAGAAAAACAGTGAAGGAGAAGAAGTTCTTGTCGAATCAGTTGAGAAGATTACAGAAATTGATGAAATATCAAGTAATTTCATACAAAATTTGATGATTCTCAAAGGGGAATTCGACGATATGTCTCCTCTCCGAAAAGTTTCGCTTGAATACTCCGGCACTACCGGTACATCTGGTAATCCATTGAGCATTGATTTCAACCGGGAAGGCGAACAATATCTGATCGATCAGGAGTTTGATCTTTCATCCATCAATGAAGGTTCGCATTTTTTTACTTTGGTACTGGAAGACGATATGGGCAATATTTCGCGTACAACCATGCCTTTTATTATCGATCGGACAATCCCGGAAGTTCGTATTTTATCCCCCGGGCCGGAAGAACCTGTTGAGGGAATAATCACGGTCAGCGGTGTAATTGAAGGTTTTCACGGTCAGGGGAAATTGTATTTTTCAGAGGATGGTGCAACTTTTAATCCCGTAGAGTTAACTTCCCACAATACCTTCTCTCATAACATAGATTTATCGGTGGAAAATTCCGATTCTTCTCTCTTTGTTTTTAAAGCAGTCGATGGCGGAAGAAATGAAGTCGAATACAAACCCGTTTTCAATGTGGACCTCGATGCTGATAAACCATCTGCCGTAATTGAAGTCCCGTCAACCGGCTCGACATTGAGAAACGATTTTTCCATTACCGGTCTCGTTTTTGATGATGATGCAGTGGATTCTATTTATTACTCTGTAGACGGCGGGGAATTCAGATCTATCGAAGGGAATTTTTATTACAACATTCCCTTTTCTCTTGATGATCTTGATGACGGAGAACATAAAATCAGTATATATGCTGAAGATATCGGTGGCTTCCCCAGTGATATTGTTGAGTCGAAATTCCTCATTTCCAAATCTGAACCTGTAAGCACTGTTATCAATCCATCTATTGATGACTATATAAAGTCAACAATTGTCGTGGAAGGGCAGAGTTTTGATGAGAACGGAATCAGAAATGTTTTTATTTCATATGATAACGGTATCACCTTTAATGAAGCAACAATTCTTCAGAATAATAATCCGGAAGGCATTTCTGCAGAGGATCCCGAACCGGTAGTTAATATCGATGGCGAAGATACTCCGAAAAATGAAACTATCGAAAAGGAAACAGTAAAAACAGTATTCTGGGAATATTCATTTGATACTCGATTACCGGGAGATGGTACTCATTCCATTCTAATTAAAGCTATCGATGGCGCAGGAACAGTCGGTATCAGTTCAACGATTATCAATATTGACAATACTGTCCCTGAGATTAAGCTTGATACGCCGGGAGAGAGCAGCTCTTTCGCCGGTCAACTGATTCTGGATGGTAAAGTTTATGATGGTACAGGTCTCAAGAGCGTAATTGCTGAACTCAATGCACTGGATGATCCGGAATTTGAAACTTTCACAAATGAAATCGTCACGGAAGGCGTATTCAGAGAAGTTTATGATATATCCGGCTATAAACCTGGATTGTATAACCTGAATATAACAGTAGTCGACTTCGCGGATAACAGCATCAGTGAAACGAGAAATCTGAAAATCATTCCCGATTCAGAAAGCCGTTCAGTTGATATCTTTTTTCCCGAAGAAGGCAAGTCTTTTGCCGGCCCCTTCGCTATTGACGGAATTGTCAAAGGTTCAGAATCAAAACGGATCGTTCTTAAAATTGATGGTGAGATTTTTGAGACTTTGGAAGCCGATGAAAACGGCTTATTCTCTTTTCCCATTGATGTTAACTCTCTTTCCGATGGAAAACATGTTGCTCAGGTGGAAATCGGAACAGGCGAATCATCAATCATCTCGCGGGAACGGACTTTTGAATATATGACAGATGGACCATGGGTCCAGGTCGGAAATATTATAAGCGGCCAATTTGTATCAGGCCGGCCAATGGTTACAGGAAATGCGGGTTACAGCGGTCTCAATGGGGAAGATTCCGATAAAACAAAGACTGTTGATTATGTCGAAGTGAGTCTGGATAATGGTCAAACTTTCTCCAGAGCAAAAGGAAGAGAAAACTGGGAGTTCCGACTGGAAACATATGATCTTCCGGAAGGCATCAATCAGTTGATTATCAGTGCTCATTTCAGAGATGGAACTGTCGCTGTATCCAAGCTATTTGTCAACATTGACGAGACGGCACCGGATGTCGATCTTTTCTATCCCGAAGAAAACAGAACATTCAATGAGAATATATCGCTTGTTGGTACGGCAAGCGATGCCAATGGTCTTGATACAGTTGAAGTTCTGATTCGGGAAGGAAGGAAAGAAAAGTACGAAGTTCCTTCTTTCATACAGGGGCTGTATATCGATTTCCATGCGCTGGGTTCAACTTATGGAGAAATCGGAGTCGGATTAAGCTTTTTTGACGATGTGGTAAAGCTTCAGGTTCAGGCAGGACTTGCTCCTCCCGGTCGTTTTACAGGAATCGTTATCGGAGCAAAACTTCTCGCTACGATTCTGGATATACCTTTCAGCTATTTCTTTGGGTATGACTGGGATTTCTTTTCCATGTCTCTGGCTGTGGGAGCCAATTTCAATTACTTTACTATGTCTGAAGACGGATATTCATTTACTGAGAACGGAGTCGTTCTGGGTTCTGTTCTCGTTCAATACGAATTTGCCAAGTTTGAGATAGAGAACTGGTCGTTGTTCAACTCTTATTCTCTATACGCGGAGGCAGCGCTCTGGTTTATTTCTTCAGATATTGAGGCTGGTGTAACACCGACAATCAGTTTCGGAGCTAGAATCGGAATCTTTTAG
- the sfsA gene encoding DNA/RNA nuclease SfsA, which produces MKEEDDYRFFPYNFKTGKLIERPNRFVVIIEVEGRTTGASLPNPGKLGELFIPGATLYVQKMGDHVKYPYRVMAVVSDSDEVIMLDTHVNNKVAEYLVKTQSIPSLNGYYLKKREVSVGHSRFDLLLENKRGEELYCEVKSSTLFAGHLAMFPDAVTSRGKRHVEELAEMSRKGIRTAVLFIIQSDRINAFCPDYHTDPEFSRTLYESRDLVKIIPCTAGWDKELNIIKDHKEVPLLWNLYENEGQFDRGIYIMQFYKDQKYYLYLSSEKEMLNKRIEKHKRKRKKPESTLEILRNSSRLEMTWALRVPVEECHEFMKCISSNKIKIADKSNEYYLLESKENPRLSRFFQKVLLDFRMVRPVLRL; this is translated from the coding sequence ATGAAAGAGGAAGATGACTATCGCTTTTTTCCGTATAACTTCAAGACAGGCAAGCTCATTGAAAGACCAAACCGTTTTGTGGTTATCATTGAGGTAGAGGGGAGGACGACCGGTGCATCTCTTCCCAATCCCGGAAAGCTGGGAGAGCTTTTTATTCCGGGAGCAACGCTTTATGTTCAGAAAATGGGTGATCACGTTAAATACCCTTATCGTGTAATGGCAGTAGTATCAGATTCAGATGAAGTCATAATGCTCGATACCCATGTTAATAATAAAGTCGCAGAATATCTTGTCAAAACTCAATCAATTCCGTCTCTTAATGGTTATTACTTAAAGAAGAGGGAAGTCTCGGTCGGTCATAGCCGTTTTGATCTTTTGCTGGAGAACAAAAGGGGAGAGGAACTATATTGTGAGGTGAAATCATCGACATTGTTTGCCGGACACTTAGCCATGTTTCCCGATGCCGTGACAAGCCGGGGTAAACGCCATGTTGAAGAACTGGCTGAAATGAGTCGGAAGGGAATCCGCACAGCTGTTCTATTTATCATACAGTCTGACCGGATTAATGCTTTTTGTCCCGATTATCATACTGATCCTGAATTTTCAAGAACTTTATACGAGTCTAGAGATCTGGTAAAAATAATTCCCTGTACGGCCGGATGGGATAAAGAGCTGAATATAATTAAGGATCATAAGGAAGTACCCCTATTGTGGAATCTCTATGAGAATGAAGGTCAATTTGATCGGGGAATATATATAATGCAATTTTATAAAGATCAGAAATATTATCTCTATCTTTCCTCAGAAAAAGAAATGTTGAACAAAAGGATTGAGAAGCACAAGCGAAAAAGGAAAAAACCGGAATCGACACTTGAAATATTAAGGAATTCATCGCGGCTTGAAATGACGTGGGCATTAAGAGTTCCCGTTGAGGAGTGTCATGAGTTCATGAAATGTATTTCTTCAAACAAAATAAAAATTGCCGATAAAAGTAATGAATACTATTTGTTGGAAAGTAAAGAAAATCCAAGATTATCTAGGTTTTTTCAGAAAGTCTTACTGGATTTCCGAATGGTCAGACCTGTTTTAAGGCTCTGA